In one window of Eubalaena glacialis isolate mEubGla1 chromosome 13, mEubGla1.1.hap2.+ XY, whole genome shotgun sequence DNA:
- the EMILIN3 gene encoding EMILIN-3: MGRRRLPVWLCAVAALLSGAQAKGTPLLARPAPPGASRYSLYTTGWRPRLRPGPHKALCAYIVHRNVTCVLQEGAENYIKAEYRQCGWGPKCPGTVTYRTVLRPKYKVGYKTVTDLAWRCCPGLAGEGCPEHLTDHAATPPQPEPEPQVPSGQVGPGPRPLPSSRAASSPHGRKGPGLFGERLERLEGDVQRLAQAYGTLRGLVASHEDPNRVTGGPSAPAAPVGFGVIPEGFVNPRDRAGGPLTPPLDEILSKVTEVSSTLRTKVQLLDEVRGLALGHEAHLQRLREAPPSPLTSLALLDEYVDRRLHRLWGSLLDGFEQKLQGVQNACDLRVQEVRQQLEEGQAASRRLHQSLDGRELALRRELSQLGTRLQGLGVAGRGSCCGQLALISTRVDSLERKLQAVTEAQRGHSPPDGNDLTRLSAAMLEGGVDGLLEGLETVNGTEGGARGCCLGMEEGGWGVRGFHTTLEERVQRLEERLLTLAGEPSHDSAPPGRSARPLVQTELAVLEQRLVSLEASCTPRTTSAILDNLVAEVKAWQSRSEALLRQVASHAALLQQLNGTVAEVQGQLAEATGGSLQGEITLLKVNLNSVSKSLTGLSDSVSQYSDALLAANTSLDERERKVEAEVHAIQEQVSSQGSWLRAGHRQVLSLRGQLEQLKAGVASVAGGLSRCQDTAQELQLAVGHFDQRVAQVEGTCGRLGLLAAGLDSLAAESLGPREGLWDHVDQLNRTLAQHAKDIARLRDDLLDCRAQLAEQVRAGQAD, from the exons GGCCCTCTGTGCCTACATTGTACACAGGAATGTGACCTGTGTTCTACAGGAGGGAGCGGAGAACTACATAAAAGCTGAATACCGGCAGTGTGGATGGGGGCCCAAGTGCCCCGGGACAGTCAC GTACCGCACAGTGCTCAGACCCAAATACAAGGTGGGCTACAAGACAGTGACGGACCTCGCCTGGCGTTGCTGCCCCGGCCTCGCTGGAGAAGGCTGCCCCGAGCATCTCACGGACCATGCGGCCACCCCACCTCAGCCGGAGCCTGAGCCCCAGGTTCCCTCGGGGCAGGTgggcccaggccccaggccccttCCTTCTAGCAGAGCAGCCTCGAGCCCCCACG GAAGGAAAGGCCCAGGGCTGTTTGGTGAACGGCTGGAACGCCTGGAGGGTGATGTCCAGCGCCTGGCACAAGCATATGGTACCCTCAGGGGCCTGGTGGCCAGCCACGAAGACCCCAACAGGGTGACTGGTGGCCCCAGTGCTCCTGCTGCCCCTGTGGGCTTCGGGGTCATCCCCGAGGGGTTTGTGAACCCCAGAGACAGAGCTGGAGGACCACTCACTCCTCCTCTGGATGAGATCCTGAGCAAGGTGACAGAGGTAAGCAGCACACTCCGGACCAAGGTGCAGCTGCTGGACGAGGTGCGTGGACTGGCCCTCGGCCACGAGGCTCACCTGCAGCGGCTGCGGGAGGCCCCCCCGTCTCCGCTCACCTCCCTGGCGCTGCTGGACGAGTATGTGGACCGACGGCTGCACCGACTCTGGGGGAGCCTGCTGGATGGCTTTGAGCAGAAGCTGCAGGGTGTCCAGAATGCGTGCGACCTACGGGTGCAGGAGGTGCGGCAGCAGTTGGAGGAGGGCCAGGCGGCCAGCCGGAGGCTGCACCAGAGCCTGGATGGCCGGGAGCTGGCCCTGCGCCGGGAGCTCTCACAGCTGGGTACCCGGCTGCAGGGCTTGGGCGTGGCTGGCAGGGGCAGCTGCTGTGGCCAGCTGGCCTTGATCAGTACCCGCGTGGACAGCCTCGAGAGGAAGCTGCAGGCAGTGACCGAGGCCCAGAGGGGCCACAGCCCCCCCGACGGGAATGACCTCACGCGGCTCTCTGCTGCCATGCTCGAGGGGGGCGTGGATGGGCTGCTGGAGGGCTTGGAGACCGTCAACGGCACAGAGGGTGGAGCCAGGGGCTGCTgtctggggatggaggaggggggcTGGGGTGTGCGTGGCTTCCACACCACGCTGGAAGAGCGCGTGCAGAGGCTGGAGGAACGCCTGCTGACGCTGGCTGGGGAGCCGAGCCACGATAGCGCTCCTCCAGGCAGATCGGCTCGGCCCCTTGTGCAGACGGAGCTGGCCGTGCTGGAACAACGGCTGGTTTCACTGGAGGCCTCGTGTACCCCTAGGACCACCTCAGCCATCCTGGACAATCTCGTGGCCGAAGTGAAGGCCTGGCAGAGCCGGAGCGAGGCCCTCCTACGCCAGGTGGCCAGCCATGCGGCCCTGCTCCAGCAGCTCAATGGCACCGTGGCTGAGGTCCAGGGGCAGCTGGCAGAAGCAACGGGCGGCTCCCTCCAAGGCGAGATCACCCTGCTCAAGGTCAATCTGAACTCTGTGAGCAAGTCGCTCACGGGCCTCAGTGACTCCGTCAGCCAGTATTCTGATGCCCTCTTGGCCGCCAACACATCCCTGGATGAGCGGGAACGCAAGGTGGAGGCTGAGGTCCACGCCATCCAGGAGCAGGTCAGCAGCCAAGGCTCGTGGCTTCGGGCCGGCCACAGGCAGGTCCTGAGCCTGCGGGGGCAGCTGGAGCAACTCAAGGCCGGCGTGGCCAGTGTGGCTGGCGGGCTGAGCCGCTGCCAGGACACAGCCCAGGAACTGCAGCTCGCGGTGGGCCACTTCGACCAGAGGGTGGCGCAAGTGGAAGGTACCTGTGGGAGGCTGGGCCTGCTGGCTGCGGGCCTGGACAGCTTGGCGGCTGAGTCCCTTGGGCCCAGGGAGGGCCTGTGGGACCACGTGGACCAGCTGAACCGCACGCTGGCCCAGCACGCAAAGGACATTGCCCGCCTCCGGGATGACCTGCTGGACTGCCGGGCCCAGCTGGCCGAGCAGGTCCGGGCAGGGCAGGCCGACTAG
- the LPIN3 gene encoding phosphatidate phosphatase LPIN3 isoform X1 gives MNYVGQLAETVFGTVKGLYQGLNPATLTGGIDVLVVRQADGSFRCSPFHVRFGKLGVLRSREKVVDIEINGEPVDLHMKLGDSGEAFFIQELESDVEDMPPHLCTSPIPWGGLSGFPSDSQLGTASEPEASIAGTASTGWKKKRRRRKPRRKEDTVAADSSSEELEAGTGSELSLLEKPRPEPPGSVQPEGESSPQPKDTYPYSDGEWPPQASLSTGGLTSPKSDSELELRTPEPIPLRAESHMQWAWGRLPKVGKAEWPESSVVPDGSSKTASPPQGAPSTPSASVVGVDPLGIPILQTGPGTDLLHPDTEVPALVGPPLQPPEREETKTQSSGDVGLPPPSESWSWAALEAPACTGQPEGISRRKGSLKRSQHLGPSEIYLDDLPSLDSENAALYFPQSDCGRGARKWSEAGSQKSLGGCNPEREPEPAPDTADTVVLSLSGGLADSGDISVEKFNQHIVSYQDLAQNPGLLDDPNLVVKINEKHYNWAVAASMILSLQAFQRNLPKSTVDKLEKEKMPRKGGRWWFSWRCRDFPAKECSAQREKTTAQQQQLGEKTEAPSSEDDAPSPPLSPPAHTPAYKKSLRLSSNQIRRLNLQEGANDVVFSVTTQYQGTCRCRATIYLWKWDDRVIISDIDGTITKSDALGHILPQLGKDWTHQGITSLYHKIHLNGYKFLYCSARAIGMADLTKGYLQWVSERGCGLPEGPILLSPSSLFSALHREVIEKKPEVFKIACLSDIQQLFLPQEQPFYAAFGNRPNDVTAYRQVGLPTSRIFTVNPRGELSQELMRNHKSTYERLSEVVELLFPPVARGPSTDLANPEYSNFCYWREPLAPVDLDALV, from the exons ATGAACTACGTGGGGCAGCTGGCGGAGACTGTGTTTGGGACGGTGAAGGGGCTgtaccagggcctgaacccggcCACGCTGACGGGGGGCATCGATGTGCTGGTGGTGAGGCAGGCGGACGGCTCCTTCCGGTGCTCGCCCTTCCACGTGCGCTTCGGCAAGCTGGGCGTCCTGCGCTCACGGGAGAAGGTG GTAGACATCGAGATCAATGGGGAGCCAGTGGACTTGCACATGAAGCTGGGGGACAGCGGGGAGGCCTTCTTCATCCAGGAGCTGGAGAGCGATGTG GAAGACATGCCTCCCCACCTGTGCACATCACCCATCCCTTGGGGGGGCCTGTCTGGGTTCCCTTCGGACTCCCAGCTGGGCACAGCCAGCGAGCCTGAGGCCAGCATCGCGGGCACAGCCTCCACGGGGTGGAAGAAGAAGCGTCGCAGGAGGAAACCCAGGCGGAAGGAGGACACGGTGGCAGCCGATTCTAGTTCGGAGGAGCTGGAGGCAGGCACTGGGAGTGAGCTATCCCTGCTGGAAAAGCCGAGGCCGGAGCCCCCAGG CAGTGTCCAGCCAGAAGGAGAGTCCTCACCGCAGCCGAAAGACACCTACCCCTACtccgatggagagtggcccccccAGGCCAG CCTCTCAACGGGTGGGCTAACATCCCCCAAGAGTGACTCGGAGCTGGAGCTGCGGACCCCCGAACCCATCCCCCTGAGAGCTGAGTCCCACATGCAGTGGGCCTGGGGGAGGCTGCCTAAG GTGGGCAAAGCTGAGTGGCCCGAGTCCTCAGTGGTCCCTGATGGCAGCTCCAAGACGGCCTCTCCACCTCAGGGGGCGCCCAGCACCCCCTCTGCCTCTGTGGTTGGCGTGGACCCTTTGGGAATTCCAATCCTGCAAACAGGGCCTGGCACCGACCTTCTTCACCCTGACACGGAGGTGCCTGCTCTGGTGGGTCCCCCTCTCCAACCCCCTGAGAGagaggaaaccaagactcagagtTCCGGGGATGtgggcctccctcctccctctgagtCGTGGAGCTGGGCTGCTTTGGAGGCCCCTGCTTGCACAGGGCAGCCAGAGGGGATCTCCAGGAGGAAAG GCTCCCTGAAGAGAAGCCAGCACCTGGGCCCCAGTGAAATCTACCTGGATGACTTGCCCTCCCTGGATTCTGAGAATGCAGCCCTTTACTTCCCCCAGAG CGACTGTGGGCGGGGGGCCAGGAAGTGGAGTGAAGCCGGAAGCCAAAAGTCTCTGGGAGGCTGCAACCCTGAGCGGGAGCCAGAGCCCGCTCCGGACACAGCGGACACAGTAGTGCTGTCCCTCTCTGGGGGCCTGGCTGACAGCGGAGACATCTCTGTGG AGAAGTTCAACCAGCACATCGTCTCCTACCAGGACCTCGCCCAAAACCCCGGCCTCCTGGACGACCCGAACCTGGTGGTGAAGATCAACGAGAA GCATTATAACTGGGCTGTAGCCGCCTCCATGATCCTCTCCCTGCAAGCCTTCcagagaaacttgcccaag AGCACCGTGGACAAGCTGGAGAAGGAAAAGATGCCCCGGAAGGGAGGGCGGTGGTGGTTTTCCTGGCGATGCAGGGACTTTCCGGCCAAGGAG TGCAGTGCCCAGAGGGAGAAAACCACagcgcagcagcagcagctggg GGAGAAGACCGAAGCCCCGAGCAGTGAGGACgatgccccctccccgcccctctcgCCTCCGGCCCACACTCCTGCCTACAAGAAGTCCCTCCGCCTCTCCTCCAATCAGATT CGGCGCCTAAACCTGCAAGAAGGTGCCAACGATGTGGTCTTCAGCGTGACCACCCAGTACCAGGGCACCTGCCGCTGTAGGGCCACCATCTACCTGTGGAAATGGGACGACAGGGTGATCATCTCAGACATTGATGGCACCATCACCAA GTCGGATGCCCTGGGCCACATTCTGCCCCAGCTGGGGAAAGACTGGACACATCAGGGCATCACTAGTCTCTACCACAAAATCCACCT AAATGGGTACAAGTTCCTGTACTGCTCGGCACGGGCCATCGGCATGGCTGACCTCACCAAGGGGTACCTGCAGTGGGTGAGCGAGCGGGGCTGTGGCCTCCCCGAGGGCCCCATCCTGctgtctcccagcagcctcttCTCCGCCCTGCACAG ggaggtgATTGAGAAGAAGCCGGAGGTGTTCAAGATTGCCTGCCTGAGTGACATCCAGCAGCTCTTTCTGCCCCAGGAACAGCCCTTCTATGCCGCCTTTGGGAACAGGCCCAAT GATGTCACTGCCTACCGGCAGGTCGGCCTGCCTACATCCCGCATCTTCACAGTCAACCCCCGGGGAGAGCTCAGCCAGGAGCTCATGAGGAATCACAAGTCCAC GTACGAACGGCTCAGCGAGGTGGTTGAACTCCTCTTCCCACCTGTGGCCCGTGGCCCCAGCACAGACTTGGCCAACCCTGAATACAGCAACTTCTGCTACTGGCGGGAGCCACTGGCCCCTGTGGACCTCGACGCCTTGGTCTGA
- the LPIN3 gene encoding phosphatidate phosphatase LPIN3 isoform X2, whose protein sequence is MNYVGQLAETVFGTVKGLYQGLNPATLTGGIDVLVVRQADGSFRCSPFHVRFGKLGVLRSREKVWEREEHRNQGINKNTEMVDIEINGEPVDLHMKLGDSGEAFFIQELESDVEDMPPHLCTSPIPWGGLSGFPSDSQLGTASEPEASIAGTASTGWKKKRRRRKPRRKEDTVAADSSSEELEAGTGSELSLLEKPRPEPPGSVQPEGESSPQPKDTYPYSDGEWPPQASLSTGGLTSPKSDSELELRTPEPIPLRAESHMQWAWGRLPKVGKAEWPESSVVPDGSSKTASPPQGAPSTPSASVVGVDPLGIPILQTGPGTDLLHPDTEVPALVGPPLQPPEREETKTQSSGDVGLPPPSESWSWAALEAPACTGQPEGISRRKGSLKRSQHLGPSEIYLDDLPSLDSENAALYFPQSDCGRGARKWSEAGSQKSLGGCNPEREPEPAPDTADTVVLSLSGGLADSGDISVEKFNQHIVSYQDLAQNPGLLDDPNLVVKINEKHYNWAVAASMILSLQAFQRNLPKSTVDKLEKEKMPRKGGRWWFSWRCRDFPAKECSAQREKTTAQQQQLGEKTEAPSSEDDAPSPPLSPPAHTPAYKKSLRLSSNQIRRLNLQEGANDVVFSVTTQYQGTCRCRATIYLWKWDDRVIISDIDGTITKSDALGHILPQLGKDWTHQGITSLYHKIHLNGYKFLYCSARAIGMADLTKGYLQWVSERGCGLPEGPILLSPSSLFSALHREVIEKKPEVFKIACLSDIQQLFLPQEQPFYAAFGNRPNDVTAYRQVGLPTSRIFTVNPRGELSQELMRNHKSTYERLSEVVELLFPPVARGPSTDLANPEYSNFCYWREPLAPVDLDALV, encoded by the exons ATGAACTACGTGGGGCAGCTGGCGGAGACTGTGTTTGGGACGGTGAAGGGGCTgtaccagggcctgaacccggcCACGCTGACGGGGGGCATCGATGTGCTGGTGGTGAGGCAGGCGGACGGCTCCTTCCGGTGCTCGCCCTTCCACGTGCGCTTCGGCAAGCTGGGCGTCCTGCGCTCACGGGAGAAGGTG TGGGAGAGAGAGGAACACAGAAACCAAGGCATAAACAAGAATACTGAGATG GTAGACATCGAGATCAATGGGGAGCCAGTGGACTTGCACATGAAGCTGGGGGACAGCGGGGAGGCCTTCTTCATCCAGGAGCTGGAGAGCGATGTG GAAGACATGCCTCCCCACCTGTGCACATCACCCATCCCTTGGGGGGGCCTGTCTGGGTTCCCTTCGGACTCCCAGCTGGGCACAGCCAGCGAGCCTGAGGCCAGCATCGCGGGCACAGCCTCCACGGGGTGGAAGAAGAAGCGTCGCAGGAGGAAACCCAGGCGGAAGGAGGACACGGTGGCAGCCGATTCTAGTTCGGAGGAGCTGGAGGCAGGCACTGGGAGTGAGCTATCCCTGCTGGAAAAGCCGAGGCCGGAGCCCCCAGG CAGTGTCCAGCCAGAAGGAGAGTCCTCACCGCAGCCGAAAGACACCTACCCCTACtccgatggagagtggcccccccAGGCCAG CCTCTCAACGGGTGGGCTAACATCCCCCAAGAGTGACTCGGAGCTGGAGCTGCGGACCCCCGAACCCATCCCCCTGAGAGCTGAGTCCCACATGCAGTGGGCCTGGGGGAGGCTGCCTAAG GTGGGCAAAGCTGAGTGGCCCGAGTCCTCAGTGGTCCCTGATGGCAGCTCCAAGACGGCCTCTCCACCTCAGGGGGCGCCCAGCACCCCCTCTGCCTCTGTGGTTGGCGTGGACCCTTTGGGAATTCCAATCCTGCAAACAGGGCCTGGCACCGACCTTCTTCACCCTGACACGGAGGTGCCTGCTCTGGTGGGTCCCCCTCTCCAACCCCCTGAGAGagaggaaaccaagactcagagtTCCGGGGATGtgggcctccctcctccctctgagtCGTGGAGCTGGGCTGCTTTGGAGGCCCCTGCTTGCACAGGGCAGCCAGAGGGGATCTCCAGGAGGAAAG GCTCCCTGAAGAGAAGCCAGCACCTGGGCCCCAGTGAAATCTACCTGGATGACTTGCCCTCCCTGGATTCTGAGAATGCAGCCCTTTACTTCCCCCAGAG CGACTGTGGGCGGGGGGCCAGGAAGTGGAGTGAAGCCGGAAGCCAAAAGTCTCTGGGAGGCTGCAACCCTGAGCGGGAGCCAGAGCCCGCTCCGGACACAGCGGACACAGTAGTGCTGTCCCTCTCTGGGGGCCTGGCTGACAGCGGAGACATCTCTGTGG AGAAGTTCAACCAGCACATCGTCTCCTACCAGGACCTCGCCCAAAACCCCGGCCTCCTGGACGACCCGAACCTGGTGGTGAAGATCAACGAGAA GCATTATAACTGGGCTGTAGCCGCCTCCATGATCCTCTCCCTGCAAGCCTTCcagagaaacttgcccaag AGCACCGTGGACAAGCTGGAGAAGGAAAAGATGCCCCGGAAGGGAGGGCGGTGGTGGTTTTCCTGGCGATGCAGGGACTTTCCGGCCAAGGAG TGCAGTGCCCAGAGGGAGAAAACCACagcgcagcagcagcagctggg GGAGAAGACCGAAGCCCCGAGCAGTGAGGACgatgccccctccccgcccctctcgCCTCCGGCCCACACTCCTGCCTACAAGAAGTCCCTCCGCCTCTCCTCCAATCAGATT CGGCGCCTAAACCTGCAAGAAGGTGCCAACGATGTGGTCTTCAGCGTGACCACCCAGTACCAGGGCACCTGCCGCTGTAGGGCCACCATCTACCTGTGGAAATGGGACGACAGGGTGATCATCTCAGACATTGATGGCACCATCACCAA GTCGGATGCCCTGGGCCACATTCTGCCCCAGCTGGGGAAAGACTGGACACATCAGGGCATCACTAGTCTCTACCACAAAATCCACCT AAATGGGTACAAGTTCCTGTACTGCTCGGCACGGGCCATCGGCATGGCTGACCTCACCAAGGGGTACCTGCAGTGGGTGAGCGAGCGGGGCTGTGGCCTCCCCGAGGGCCCCATCCTGctgtctcccagcagcctcttCTCCGCCCTGCACAG ggaggtgATTGAGAAGAAGCCGGAGGTGTTCAAGATTGCCTGCCTGAGTGACATCCAGCAGCTCTTTCTGCCCCAGGAACAGCCCTTCTATGCCGCCTTTGGGAACAGGCCCAAT GATGTCACTGCCTACCGGCAGGTCGGCCTGCCTACATCCCGCATCTTCACAGTCAACCCCCGGGGAGAGCTCAGCCAGGAGCTCATGAGGAATCACAAGTCCAC GTACGAACGGCTCAGCGAGGTGGTTGAACTCCTCTTCCCACCTGTGGCCCGTGGCCCCAGCACAGACTTGGCCAACCCTGAATACAGCAACTTCTGCTACTGGCGGGAGCCACTGGCCCCTGTGGACCTCGACGCCTTGGTCTGA
- the LPIN3 gene encoding phosphatidate phosphatase LPIN3 isoform X3, which produces MNYVGQLAETVFGTVKGLYQGLNPATLTGGIDVLVVRQADGSFRCSPFHVRFGKLGVLRSREKVWEREEHRNQGINKNTEMVDIEINGEPVDLHMKLGDSGEAFFIQELESDVEDMPPHLCTSPIPWGGLSGFPSDSQLGTASEPEASIAGTASTGWKKKRRRRKPRRKEDTVAADSSSEELEAGTGSELSLLEKPRPEPPGSVQPEGESSPQPKDTYPYSDGEWPPQASLSTGGLTSPKSDSELELRTPEPIPLRAESHMQWAWGRLPKVGKAEWPESSVVPDGSSKTASPPQGAPSTPSASVVGVDPLGIPILQTGPGTDLLHPDTEVPALVGPPLQPPEREETKTQSSGDVGLPPPSESWSWAALEAPACTGQPEGISRRKGSLKRSQHLGPSEIYLDDLPSLDSENAALYFPQSDCGRGARKWSEAGSQKSLGGCNPEREPEPAPDTADTVVLSLSGGLADSGDISVEKFNQHIVSYQDLAQNPGLLDDPNLVVKINEKHYNWAVAASMILSLQAFQRNLPKSTVDKLEKEKMPRKGGRWWFSWRCRDFPAKECSAQREKTTAQQQQLGEKTEAPSSEDDAPSPPLSPPAHTPAYKKSLRLSSNQIRRLNLQEGANDVVFSVTTQYQGTCRCRATIYLWKWDDRVIISDIDGTITKNGYKFLYCSARAIGMADLTKGYLQWVSERGCGLPEGPILLSPSSLFSALHREVIEKKPEVFKIACLSDIQQLFLPQEQPFYAAFGNRPNDVTAYRQVGLPTSRIFTVNPRGELSQELMRNHKSTYERLSEVVELLFPPVARGPSTDLANPEYSNFCYWREPLAPVDLDALV; this is translated from the exons ATGAACTACGTGGGGCAGCTGGCGGAGACTGTGTTTGGGACGGTGAAGGGGCTgtaccagggcctgaacccggcCACGCTGACGGGGGGCATCGATGTGCTGGTGGTGAGGCAGGCGGACGGCTCCTTCCGGTGCTCGCCCTTCCACGTGCGCTTCGGCAAGCTGGGCGTCCTGCGCTCACGGGAGAAGGTG TGGGAGAGAGAGGAACACAGAAACCAAGGCATAAACAAGAATACTGAGATG GTAGACATCGAGATCAATGGGGAGCCAGTGGACTTGCACATGAAGCTGGGGGACAGCGGGGAGGCCTTCTTCATCCAGGAGCTGGAGAGCGATGTG GAAGACATGCCTCCCCACCTGTGCACATCACCCATCCCTTGGGGGGGCCTGTCTGGGTTCCCTTCGGACTCCCAGCTGGGCACAGCCAGCGAGCCTGAGGCCAGCATCGCGGGCACAGCCTCCACGGGGTGGAAGAAGAAGCGTCGCAGGAGGAAACCCAGGCGGAAGGAGGACACGGTGGCAGCCGATTCTAGTTCGGAGGAGCTGGAGGCAGGCACTGGGAGTGAGCTATCCCTGCTGGAAAAGCCGAGGCCGGAGCCCCCAGG CAGTGTCCAGCCAGAAGGAGAGTCCTCACCGCAGCCGAAAGACACCTACCCCTACtccgatggagagtggcccccccAGGCCAG CCTCTCAACGGGTGGGCTAACATCCCCCAAGAGTGACTCGGAGCTGGAGCTGCGGACCCCCGAACCCATCCCCCTGAGAGCTGAGTCCCACATGCAGTGGGCCTGGGGGAGGCTGCCTAAG GTGGGCAAAGCTGAGTGGCCCGAGTCCTCAGTGGTCCCTGATGGCAGCTCCAAGACGGCCTCTCCACCTCAGGGGGCGCCCAGCACCCCCTCTGCCTCTGTGGTTGGCGTGGACCCTTTGGGAATTCCAATCCTGCAAACAGGGCCTGGCACCGACCTTCTTCACCCTGACACGGAGGTGCCTGCTCTGGTGGGTCCCCCTCTCCAACCCCCTGAGAGagaggaaaccaagactcagagtTCCGGGGATGtgggcctccctcctccctctgagtCGTGGAGCTGGGCTGCTTTGGAGGCCCCTGCTTGCACAGGGCAGCCAGAGGGGATCTCCAGGAGGAAAG GCTCCCTGAAGAGAAGCCAGCACCTGGGCCCCAGTGAAATCTACCTGGATGACTTGCCCTCCCTGGATTCTGAGAATGCAGCCCTTTACTTCCCCCAGAG CGACTGTGGGCGGGGGGCCAGGAAGTGGAGTGAAGCCGGAAGCCAAAAGTCTCTGGGAGGCTGCAACCCTGAGCGGGAGCCAGAGCCCGCTCCGGACACAGCGGACACAGTAGTGCTGTCCCTCTCTGGGGGCCTGGCTGACAGCGGAGACATCTCTGTGG AGAAGTTCAACCAGCACATCGTCTCCTACCAGGACCTCGCCCAAAACCCCGGCCTCCTGGACGACCCGAACCTGGTGGTGAAGATCAACGAGAA GCATTATAACTGGGCTGTAGCCGCCTCCATGATCCTCTCCCTGCAAGCCTTCcagagaaacttgcccaag AGCACCGTGGACAAGCTGGAGAAGGAAAAGATGCCCCGGAAGGGAGGGCGGTGGTGGTTTTCCTGGCGATGCAGGGACTTTCCGGCCAAGGAG TGCAGTGCCCAGAGGGAGAAAACCACagcgcagcagcagcagctggg GGAGAAGACCGAAGCCCCGAGCAGTGAGGACgatgccccctccccgcccctctcgCCTCCGGCCCACACTCCTGCCTACAAGAAGTCCCTCCGCCTCTCCTCCAATCAGATT CGGCGCCTAAACCTGCAAGAAGGTGCCAACGATGTGGTCTTCAGCGTGACCACCCAGTACCAGGGCACCTGCCGCTGTAGGGCCACCATCTACCTGTGGAAATGGGACGACAGGGTGATCATCTCAGACATTGATGGCACCATCACCAA AAATGGGTACAAGTTCCTGTACTGCTCGGCACGGGCCATCGGCATGGCTGACCTCACCAAGGGGTACCTGCAGTGGGTGAGCGAGCGGGGCTGTGGCCTCCCCGAGGGCCCCATCCTGctgtctcccagcagcctcttCTCCGCCCTGCACAG ggaggtgATTGAGAAGAAGCCGGAGGTGTTCAAGATTGCCTGCCTGAGTGACATCCAGCAGCTCTTTCTGCCCCAGGAACAGCCCTTCTATGCCGCCTTTGGGAACAGGCCCAAT GATGTCACTGCCTACCGGCAGGTCGGCCTGCCTACATCCCGCATCTTCACAGTCAACCCCCGGGGAGAGCTCAGCCAGGAGCTCATGAGGAATCACAAGTCCAC GTACGAACGGCTCAGCGAGGTGGTTGAACTCCTCTTCCCACCTGTGGCCCGTGGCCCCAGCACAGACTTGGCCAACCCTGAATACAGCAACTTCTGCTACTGGCGGGAGCCACTGGCCCCTGTGGACCTCGACGCCTTGGTCTGA